The following are encoded together in the Microterricola viridarii genome:
- a CDS encoding ferrochelatase → MQKSENASPVIGASAAAAAGGEHVEVPVHYDAILLAGFGGPEGQDDVIPFLRNVTRGRGIPEERLEEVATHYRHFGGVSPINDHNRQLKAALEEELGRRGIDLPVLWGNRNWAPYLGEALDEAAERGFTSLIAIATSAYSSYSSCRQYREDLWGALDASGTHGAITIDKVRQFFDHPGFVTPFIEGVDEAVAAFEQEFGAEGIDSAVEVLFATHSIPTADAERSGPRERDFGHGGAYAAQHNAVAEVVMLAVEQRRAERSASRAEAVAAPIPWQLVYQSRSGAPSTPWLEPDINDAIAELPAAGRRGVVVVPLGFVSDHMEVMWDLDNEARETATDNGLSMIRVATPGTQRAFVSGLVDLVLERRDGTPAAERPALTALGPWFDVCRPACCENARLGFRPALAGIAP, encoded by the coding sequence ATGCAGAAAAGTGAGAACGCTTCCCCCGTGATCGGCGCGAGCGCCGCGGCGGCGGCCGGCGGCGAGCACGTGGAGGTGCCGGTGCACTACGACGCGATCCTGCTGGCCGGATTCGGCGGCCCGGAGGGCCAGGATGACGTCATCCCGTTCCTCCGCAACGTCACCCGCGGCCGCGGCATCCCCGAGGAGAGGCTCGAGGAGGTCGCCACGCACTACCGGCACTTCGGCGGCGTCAGCCCGATCAACGACCACAACCGCCAGCTCAAGGCTGCGCTCGAGGAGGAGCTCGGCCGGCGCGGAATCGACCTGCCCGTGCTGTGGGGCAACCGCAACTGGGCGCCCTATCTGGGCGAGGCCCTCGACGAGGCGGCGGAGCGCGGCTTCACCTCGCTGATCGCCATCGCCACCAGCGCGTACTCCTCGTACTCGAGCTGCCGGCAGTACCGGGAAGACCTCTGGGGCGCCCTCGACGCCAGTGGCACCCACGGCGCGATCACGATCGACAAGGTGCGGCAGTTCTTCGACCACCCCGGTTTCGTCACGCCGTTCATCGAGGGTGTCGATGAGGCGGTGGCCGCCTTCGAGCAGGAGTTCGGAGCTGAGGGCATCGATTCTGCCGTCGAGGTGCTGTTCGCTACGCACTCGATTCCCACGGCGGATGCCGAGCGCTCCGGCCCGCGCGAGCGCGACTTCGGGCACGGCGGCGCCTATGCCGCCCAGCACAATGCGGTCGCGGAGGTCGTGATGCTCGCGGTCGAGCAGCGCAGGGCCGAACGCTCCGCGTCGAGGGCGGAGGCGGTGGCGGCTCCGATCCCGTGGCAGCTCGTCTACCAGTCCCGTTCCGGGGCGCCCAGCACGCCGTGGCTGGAGCCAGACATCAACGACGCCATCGCCGAGCTTCCGGCCGCCGGTCGCCGGGGCGTGGTCGTGGTGCCCCTCGGCTTCGTCAGTGACCACATGGAGGTGATGTGGGACCTCGACAACGAGGCGCGCGAGACGGCGACCGACAACGGCCTGAGCATGATCCGGGTCGCAACACCGGGCACCCAGCGCGCCTTCGTCTCTGGGCTCGTCGACCTCGTGTTGGAGCGGCGCGACGGCACGCCTGCCGCCGAACGCCCGGCGCTGACCGCGCTCGGCCCGTGGTTCGACGTCTGCCGGCCCGCCTGCTGCGAGAACGCCCGCCTCGGCTTCCGCCCGGCACTGGCCGGGATCGCGCCGTGA
- a CDS encoding TetR/AcrR family transcriptional regulator, which translates to MSTPSPTRDRLLDAFEALLIEQGEKAATLDAVAARAGVSKGGLLYHFGSKDALVTGQLTRLAELATTDVENIRHAPAGSVDYLIRTSVNTDTPLDRAIIAAACLAQGTHPAANEALAALRQQWLAVVEEAVGDPDVAEAILLVSDGLYYNSALANPMPSAGFDPRSAESTQQMDRLLAVLAKLLD; encoded by the coding sequence GTGAGCACCCCCTCCCCCACCCGTGACCGCCTGCTCGACGCCTTCGAGGCCTTGTTGATCGAACAGGGCGAGAAGGCGGCGACGCTGGATGCCGTCGCTGCCCGCGCCGGGGTGTCCAAGGGCGGGCTGCTCTACCACTTCGGCTCGAAGGATGCCCTGGTCACCGGGCAGCTCACCCGGCTGGCTGAATTGGCCACGACCGATGTCGAGAACATCAGGCACGCGCCGGCCGGCTCTGTCGACTACTTGATCCGCACCTCGGTGAACACCGACACCCCGCTGGACCGGGCCATCATCGCCGCGGCCTGCCTGGCCCAGGGCACGCACCCCGCCGCCAACGAGGCACTCGCGGCGCTGCGGCAGCAGTGGCTTGCCGTGGTCGAGGAGGCCGTCGGCGACCCGGATGTCGCCGAGGCCATTCTCCTTGTCAGCGACGGCCTCTACTACAACTCGGCGCTCGCCAACCCGATGCCCTCGGCAGGATTCGACCCCCGGTCGGCCGAGTCGACCCAGCAGATGGACCGCCTGCTCGCCGTGCTCGCGAAGCTGCTGGACTAG
- a CDS encoding MFS transporter, with protein sequence MTTPNTTQSVPTAVQPARSRRQWVALAVLMLPVLLVSIDNTVLNFALPAISEALQPTGTQLLWMIDIYPLMLAGLLVAMGSLGDRIGRRKLLLIGSAGFGIVSVLAAFAPSIEYLIAARALLGFFGAMLMPSTLSLLRSVFTDREQRRLAVAVWASGFAAGSALGPIVGGFLLEHFTWGSVFLIAVPLLLPLLIMVPLLVPESRDPNPGKIDVASILLSLFTMLPIVLGIKRVAEGGFDLFGAIAVLVGLAAGVLFVRRQKRLETPMLDLELFRRGAFSGAVLINLFSVIALVGGLFFVSQHLQLVLGLSPMNAGLILVPGLVVMIIAGLAVVPIAKRVRPSRLIPAALLISVGGYAAIAVTGGEISALGIAVTFTALGLGIGAAETVSNELILSNVSADKAGAASAVSETAYELGAVLGTAILGTILTASYRAAVELPQGLSAAQQAAAGETLGGAVAVAGELPTDLGAVLLDSARAAFDSGAGMAAWIGAGLVLAAAVIGLTTLRKAS encoded by the coding sequence GTGACCACGCCCAACACCACCCAATCTGTGCCCACTGCAGTGCAGCCAGCGCGCAGCAGACGGCAGTGGGTCGCGCTCGCCGTGCTCATGTTGCCGGTGCTGCTCGTGTCGATCGACAACACGGTGCTGAACTTCGCGCTGCCGGCCATCTCCGAGGCGCTGCAGCCCACCGGCACCCAGCTGCTCTGGATGATCGACATCTACCCGCTGATGCTGGCCGGCCTGCTCGTCGCGATGGGCAGCCTCGGCGACCGGATCGGCCGCCGCAAGCTGCTTCTCATCGGTTCCGCCGGCTTCGGAATCGTCTCTGTGCTCGCCGCATTCGCCCCGAGCATCGAGTACCTCATCGCCGCCCGGGCCCTGCTCGGCTTCTTCGGCGCCATGCTGATGCCCTCGACGTTGTCGCTGCTGCGCTCTGTCTTCACCGACCGGGAACAGCGCCGCCTCGCGGTCGCCGTCTGGGCCAGCGGATTCGCGGCCGGCAGTGCGCTCGGCCCGATCGTCGGTGGCTTCCTGCTTGAGCACTTCACCTGGGGCTCCGTGTTCCTCATCGCCGTGCCGCTGCTGCTGCCGCTCCTGATCATGGTGCCGCTGCTGGTTCCGGAGTCGCGCGACCCGAACCCGGGCAAGATCGACGTGGCCAGCATCCTGCTCTCGCTGTTCACCATGCTTCCCATCGTGCTCGGCATCAAGCGCGTCGCCGAGGGCGGCTTCGACCTGTTCGGTGCCATCGCGGTGCTGGTTGGCCTCGCGGCCGGTGTGCTGTTCGTGCGCAGGCAGAAGCGGCTCGAGACGCCCATGCTCGACCTCGAGCTGTTCCGCCGCGGTGCGTTCAGCGGCGCCGTCCTGATCAACCTGTTCAGCGTCATCGCGCTCGTCGGCGGCCTGTTCTTCGTGTCGCAGCACCTGCAGCTCGTGCTCGGGCTCTCCCCGATGAACGCGGGCCTCATCCTGGTGCCCGGGCTCGTGGTGATGATCATCGCCGGCCTCGCGGTCGTGCCGATCGCCAAGCGGGTGCGGCCATCACGCCTGATTCCCGCCGCGCTGCTCATCTCGGTCGGTGGCTACGCGGCCATCGCAGTGACCGGCGGCGAGATCTCGGCGCTGGGCATCGCGGTCACGTTCACCGCGCTGGGCCTCGGCATCGGCGCGGCGGAGACCGTCTCCAACGAGCTCATCCTCTCCAACGTCTCCGCCGACAAAGCGGGCGCGGCATCCGCCGTCTCCGAGACCGCGTATGAGCTGGGCGCCGTGCTCGGAACGGCGATCCTCGGCACCATCCTCACCGCCTCGTACCGGGCAGCCGTCGAGCTGCCGCAAGGCCTGAGCGCTGCGCAGCAGGCGGCGGCGGGGGAGACCCTGGGCGGAGCGGTCGCGGTAGCCGGCGAACTCCCCACCGACCTCGGCGCTGTGCTGCTGGACTCGGCGCGTGCCGCCTTCGACAGCGGTGCGGGCATGGCCGCATGGATCGGCGCCGGGCTGGT